Proteins co-encoded in one endosymbiont 'TC1' of Trimyema compressum genomic window:
- the hpf gene encoding ribosome hibernation-promoting factor, HPF/YfiA family, with protein MKVLTRTKGMDMTQALENYLESKAESFVNKYFPNNDNIEVQGRLKLENGMHVAEVSISFHSYILRGESSSDDMYSSIDEAFHKIDNQYRRHKTRLSKKNARKSGLKELTMESSFIENENENEMPLEVLRRKTFMLKPMLEEEAILQMDLLGHNFYVYLDDKTSNIHVVYKRKEGHYGIIETER; from the coding sequence ATGAAAGTGTTGACTAGAACTAAAGGAATGGATATGACACAGGCTCTTGAAAATTATCTAGAAAGTAAGGCAGAATCATTTGTAAACAAGTATTTTCCTAATAATGATAATATTGAGGTTCAAGGTAGACTCAAATTAGAAAATGGCATGCATGTAGCAGAAGTTAGTATTTCTTTTCATAGCTATATTTTAAGAGGAGAATCAAGCTCAGATGATATGTATAGTTCTATTGATGAGGCTTTTCACAAAATAGATAATCAATACAGAAGACATAAAACTCGTTTAAGTAAAAAGAACGCAAGAAAATCTGGACTAAAAGAACTGACAATGGAAAGTAGCTTTATTGAAAATGAAAATGAAAATGAAATGCCATTGGAGGTTTTAAGACGTAAAACATTTATGCTAAAACCAATGCTTGAAGAAGAAGCTATTTTACAGATGGATCTTTTAGGACATAATTTCTATGTATATCTTGACGATAAAACTAGTAATATTCATGTAGTGTATAAAAGAAAAGAAGGTCATTATGGTATCATAGAAACTGAAAGATAA
- a CDS encoding phosphoribosyltransferase family protein, translating to MLIVDDVYTTGATIREMFRILEKAEPKTMNGLIFAKYESQENMKKWFEEDLLNKSL from the coding sequence ATTTTAATTGTTGATGATGTGTATACAACAGGTGCAACCATTAGAGAAATGTTTAGAATATTGGAAAAGGCTGAACCTAAAACAATGAATGGGCTAATATTTGCAAAATATGAAAGTCAGGAAAATATGAAAAAGTGGTTTGAAGAAGATTTATTAAATAAAAGCCTATAA
- a CDS encoding ComF family protein: MIDFSFELFSKNKKCFICQRKTTDFICQLCNRNLKRYQSLRGVSGYCHYHLYFPSPYTGGCKDLVHRLKYRGKTYLAQKMAYIMLSFYLQKIVSIPQRIVAVPMNGTKEIKRGYNRCDYLGKAIGSILKIPVVNPLARSSGVSLVQKRLILEKSVLRAR; encoded by the coding sequence ATGATTGACTTTTCTTTTGAATTGTTTTCCAAGAATAAAAAATGTTTTATTTGTCAGAGAAAAACAACTGATTTTATTTGTCAATTGTGTAATAGAAACTTAAAAAGGTACCAGAGTCTTAGGGGAGTTAGTGGTTATTGTCACTACCATTTATACTTTCCATCGCCATATACAGGTGGATGTAAAGATTTAGTACACCGATTAAAGTATAGGGGAAAGACTTATTTAGCACAAAAAATGGCTTATATAATGCTTTCTTTTTATTTACAGAAAATAGTATCAATTCCTCAGCGTATTGTAGCAGTACCCATGAATGGAACTAAGGAAATTAAAAGAGGCTATAACCGTTGTGATTATTTAGGCAAAGCTATTGGTTCTATTTTAAAAATACCTGTAGTAAATCCTTTAGCTAGAAGTTCCGGTGTTTCATTAGTACAAAAAAGGCTCATTTTAGAGAAGTCAGTATTAAGGGCACGTTGA
- a CDS encoding phospho-sugar mutase, translating to MSDWQSSYAKWLQDPGISSEDVETLKAMSEEEIKENFYEDLAFGTAGIRGIRGLGTNRINKYAIRKVTQGYCDFLIDTIPDARAKGVAIAYDTRHMSRAFAEEAANVFSGNGILVYLFSTIRSTPELSFAIRYLKAAGGLVLTASHNPREYNGYKVYNETGCQLSTGETEQLVEKINRIKTFDKVLIDEEGRRIRLLTNELETAYLNQIEKLALNPFNKDLSIMYSPLHGVGLSPMKKLLEQVGATFNLVDEQCIPDGDFPTAQKPNPEEPEALNLIVEEGKKHKSELLLATDPDADRLGVMVLHQGDYIYLTGNQIGGLLTEYILKHREYDAKNSYLLTSIVTSKFGATIAKSYGVDTVITFTGFKNLGKKMEEFLNEGKDVLFTYEESIGYLPETFIRDKDGISTSFLVAEMAGALKKEGKTLVDQLKSLYEKHGYFKEKQVSYTLKGIEGLEAIRSIMADLRESGLGQGPKGFKLKETVDYLETTIDSDYTNLLYYTFEDGSWIGVRPSGTEPKLKLYINIMADKPGQADAKCSILEKWFKERISKWLV from the coding sequence ATGAGTGATTGGCAATCAAGTTATGCAAAATGGCTGCAGGACCCAGGGATTTCTTCAGAGGATGTTGAAACATTAAAAGCCATGAGTGAAGAGGAAATTAAAGAGAATTTTTATGAGGATTTAGCATTTGGAACGGCTGGAATACGTGGTATAAGGGGTTTGGGAACTAATAGAATCAATAAATATGCCATTCGTAAAGTTACTCAAGGATACTGTGATTTTTTAATAGATACTATTCCTGATGCCAGGGCAAAAGGCGTTGCTATCGCTTATGATACTAGGCATATGTCTAGAGCATTTGCTGAAGAAGCAGCAAATGTATTCAGTGGTAATGGCATTTTAGTTTATTTATTTTCAACAATTCGTTCAACCCCTGAGCTTTCTTTTGCAATACGCTATTTAAAAGCTGCAGGTGGGTTAGTGTTAACTGCTAGCCATAATCCCCGAGAATATAATGGCTATAAAGTATACAATGAAACAGGTTGTCAGTTATCTACAGGGGAAACAGAACAACTAGTAGAAAAAATTAATAGAATTAAAACTTTTGATAAAGTTTTAATTGATGAAGAGGGTAGACGTATTCGTTTACTGACAAATGAATTAGAAACAGCTTATTTAAATCAAATTGAAAAATTGGCTTTAAATCCTTTCAATAAGGATTTAAGCATAATGTATAGTCCTTTACATGGCGTAGGCTTAAGTCCTATGAAAAAGCTTTTAGAGCAAGTTGGAGCTACTTTCAATCTTGTAGATGAACAGTGTATTCCAGATGGTGACTTTCCAACAGCCCAAAAACCCAATCCGGAAGAGCCAGAAGCCTTAAATTTAATTGTTGAAGAAGGTAAAAAGCACAAGTCCGAATTATTATTAGCAACAGATCCAGATGCTGACCGGCTTGGTGTAATGGTTTTACATCAAGGGGATTATATTTATTTAACAGGCAATCAAATTGGCGGTTTGTTAACAGAGTATATTTTAAAGCATAGAGAATATGATGCTAAAAATAGTTATTTGTTAACATCAATTGTGACCTCTAAATTCGGTGCTACCATTGCTAAGAGTTATGGTGTTGACACTGTAATTACTTTTACTGGTTTTAAAAATCTAGGTAAAAAAATGGAAGAGTTTTTAAATGAAGGTAAAGATGTTTTATTTACTTATGAAGAGAGCATAGGCTATTTGCCTGAGACCTTTATTAGAGATAAAGATGGCATCAGTACAAGCTTTTTAGTTGCCGAAATGGCTGGCGCTTTGAAAAAAGAAGGTAAAACATTAGTAGATCAGCTAAAAAGTCTTTATGAGAAACATGGTTATTTTAAGGAAAAACAAGTTTCATACACCTTAAAAGGCATTGAAGGACTTGAGGCAATTAGAAGCATTATGGCAGATTTAAGAGAGAGTGGACTAGGTCAGGGTCCAAAGGGTTTTAAATTAAAAGAGACAGTAGACTATTTAGAAACAACTATTGATTCTGATTATACTAACTTATTGTATTATACATTTGAAGATGGTTCTTGGATAGGTGTTAGACCTTCAGGAACAGAACCTAAATTGAAGCTTTACATCAATATTATGGCAGACAAACCAGGACAAGCAGATGCTAAATGTTCTATTCTTGAAAAATGGTTTAAGGAGAGAATTAGTAAATGGCTAGTTTAA
- the folK gene encoding 2-amino-4-hydroxy-6-hydroxymethyldihydropteridine diphosphokinase — MKKIVLKDLKFYGYHGAFEFEQTYGQRFLVNVEMYGDLHEAKDSNNLEYTVNYVEVYDLIKEIMEGKPFNLLEALTSHIGQSIIKTQPLVQKVVVEVKKPEIPIPAVCDYFSVIVTTKREVTAYIALGSNKGDKKGYLDSAVRQLQFHPQIDVEKMSSYYVTDPVGYLDQDEFLNRVIEIKTSLTPNKLLEYCQHIETNLFRERMIRFGPRTIDLDVLLYNEYKSEDPILTIPHPRMLERSFVMMPLNEIAPDILIKGKTVNSYVQKMDQSGIKKYEEE; from the coding sequence GTGAAAAAAATTGTTTTAAAGGACCTAAAGTTTTATGGCTATCATGGTGCTTTTGAATTTGAACAAACTTATGGACAACGTTTTTTAGTAAATGTTGAGATGTATGGTGATTTACATGAGGCAAAGGATAGTAATAACTTAGAATACACTGTAAACTATGTTGAAGTATATGATTTAATTAAAGAGATTATGGAGGGTAAACCATTTAATTTATTAGAGGCATTGACGAGTCACATAGGACAATCTATAATTAAAACTCAGCCACTTGTTCAAAAAGTAGTTGTAGAGGTCAAGAAACCAGAAATACCTATTCCAGCTGTATGTGATTATTTTAGTGTAATAGTTACTACTAAAAGAGAAGTCACTGCTTATATTGCTTTAGGGAGTAATAAAGGTGATAAAAAAGGTTACCTTGATTCAGCGGTAAGACAATTACAATTTCATCCTCAAATCGATGTTGAAAAAATGAGTTCATATTATGTAACTGATCCAGTTGGTTATTTGGATCAAGATGAATTTTTAAATAGAGTTATTGAAATTAAGACTAGTTTAACACCTAATAAGTTACTTGAATATTGCCAGCATATTGAAACTAATTTATTTAGGGAAAGAATGATTCGTTTTGGTCCTAGAACAATTGATTTAGATGTTTTGCTTTATAATGAATATAAATCAGAAGATCCAATTTTAACGATTCCCCATCCTAGAATGTTAGAACGATCTTTTGTAATGATGCCTTTAAATGAGATTGCGCCTGATATTTTGATTAAAGGTAAAACTGTTAATAGCTATGTCCAAAAAATGGATCAATCTGGTATTAAAAAATATGAAGAAGAATAA
- the folP gene encoding dihydropteroate synthase, whose protein sequence is MKIGNSDFNFQKRTYYMGILNMTPDSFSDGGLYNEEEKAVAHSMLLEKEGADILDIGCESTRPGFTVVEEAEEIKRLTGSLKKILKSVSIPISIDTYKGKVAEKALELGAHMINDITGLWHDPYLSKVVAYYGVPICIMVNRRLIKSSGDVFKDIAIFLKKSFSIIKKAGIKEEQIIIDPGIGFGYSIDENFKILGALEKMKERYPYPILLGTSRKGMIWKTLNIKPKDSVNGTLATTAIGILKGANIIRVHDIRENRECGIIADCIRKLQ, encoded by the coding sequence GTGAAAATTGGTAATAGTGATTTTAACTTTCAAAAGAGAACGTATTACATGGGGATTTTAAATATGACACCAGATTCTTTTTCTGATGGTGGACTATATAATGAGGAGGAAAAGGCTGTTGCTCATAGTATGCTTTTAGAAAAAGAGGGTGCTGATATTTTAGATATTGGTTGTGAATCAACACGCCCTGGTTTTACAGTTGTTGAAGAGGCTGAAGAAATCAAGCGTTTGACAGGTTCTTTGAAGAAGATTTTAAAGTCAGTCAGTATTCCTATTTCTATTGATACTTACAAGGGAAAAGTAGCCGAAAAAGCCTTAGAACTCGGAGCCCATATGATTAATGATATTACAGGTTTGTGGCATGATCCTTATTTAAGCAAAGTGGTTGCTTATTATGGGGTGCCAATTTGTATTATGGTTAATAGACGTTTAATTAAATCTAGCGGAGATGTATTTAAGGATATAGCTATTTTTCTTAAAAAATCATTTTCCATTATCAAAAAAGCTGGCATTAAAGAAGAACAAATAATAATTGATCCTGGTATTGGATTTGGTTATTCTATAGATGAAAATTTTAAAATATTAGGAGCTCTTGAAAAAATGAAAGAAAGATATCCTTATCCAATATTACTAGGTACTTCGCGAAAAGGTATGATTTGGAAGACCCTTAATATAAAACCCAAGGACAGTGTTAATGGTACCTTAGCAACAACTGCTATTGGTATTCTGAAAGGTGCCAATATTATCAGAGTTCATGATATCAGAGAAAATAGAGAATGCGGTATCATTGCCGATTGTATAAGAAAATTACAGTAA
- a CDS encoding chorismate-binding protein: protein MEGRKGLLRTRPIKGTMPRGKTVLEDEILKSTLLNSEKDRAELLMIVDLERNDLGIICETDSVSVPELFIIETYETVHHLVATVEGQLKDGYDVIHVLEHTFPGGSIYC from the coding sequence ATGGAGGGGCGAAAAGGACTTTTAAGAACTCGCCCAATTAAGGGTACAATGCCTAGAGGGAAAACTGTTTTAGAAGATGAAATCTTAAAAAGCACTTTATTAAATAGTGAAAAAGATAGAGCGGAATTACTGATGATTGTTGATTTAGAAAGAAATGATTTGGGTATTATTTGTGAAACTGACAGTGTATCTGTGCCAGAACTTTTTATCATTGAGACTTATGAAACAGTCCATCATTTAGTGGCAACAGTTGAAGGTCAACTAAAAGATGGTTATGATGTAATTCATGTTTTGGAACATACTTTTCCAGGGGGTTCCATATATTGCTAA
- a CDS encoding chorismate-binding protein: MIDFDIKSDFNKRDYKKQIERIRDYIYKGDVYQVNMSRQLSGRTSLTTGELYLRLRETNKAPFCAYIPVRNGFILSSSPRAVYGGAKRTFKNSPN, encoded by the coding sequence ATTATTGATTTTGACATTAAAAGCGATTTTAATAAGAGGGACTATAAAAAGCAAATAGAAAGAATCAGAGATTATATTTATAAGGGTGATGTTTATCAGGTGAATATGAGCAGGCAGCTTTCAGGAAGGACTTCATTAACAACTGGAGAATTATATTTGAGACTGAGAGAAACAAATAAAGCTCCTTTTTGTGCCTATATTCCAGTGAGGAATGGTTTTATTTTAAGTTCATCTCCAAGAGCGGTTTATGGAGGGGCGAAAAGGACTTTTAAGAACTCGCCCAATTAA
- a CDS encoding NfeD family protein — translation MAFIIVSGLCFVLLRSMAKKALTRKRVKTNADSVIGEIAVVTETIKSNEQGTVKVQGKEWSAITKGENITFKIGSEVKVIAIEGVKLLVQD, via the coding sequence ATGGCTTTTATTATTGTCAGTGGTCTTTGCTTTGTTCTGTTAAGATCTATGGCTAAAAAAGCATTAACTAGAAAACGTGTGAAAACCAATGCAGATTCAGTAATTGGGGAAATAGCTGTTGTAACTGAAACTATTAAAAGCAATGAACAAGGGACTGTAAAAGTCCAAGGTAAAGAGTGGTCCGCTATTACTAAAGGTGAAAATATTACTTTTAAAATAGGGTCAGAGGTTAAAGTTATTGCTATTGAAGGTGTTAAATTATTGGTTCAAGATTGA
- a CDS encoding ABC transporter ATP-binding protein has product MLKSFAQYYKPHLGLFFLDMVCALLIAVTDLIFPQGSRYVIDTIISDRNINLLIIFAVIFLVLYGLRFLLEYIVTYFGHVLGVRIEYDMRKKLFSHMQRFSFRFFDETKIGQIMSRIVNDLNEITELAHHGPEDVFISIITLVGSFILLLFVNVPLTLIIFAIIPIMIWFTIKINTKIKKNFRSIRKIIGNVNSQIEESLLGIRVVQSFTNEEYEKEKFDKGNQFFRDLRTEGFRLLGLLSGSITFFAGILTLTSTVLGGLFVINGAITIGDLVAYIMYMSIMIQPIKRITFFAEIYQKGMAGYHRYVEMMEIEPEIEDKPDAILWENPQGKVSFKYVSFRYSDEGDYVLNHINLEVKAGETIALVGPSGVGKTTLCQLIPRFYEINEGAILVDDLSIQDIKMDSLRQHIGVVAQDVFLFSGTIKENIKYGNLEAEDSAIVKAAKLAYIHDFILSLDDGYDTYIGERGIKLSGGQKQRLAIARMFLKNPAILIFDEATSALDNRSEKVVQASMEILSKGRTTFIIAHRLSTIRKANRIVVLTEKGIEEVGNHNELMKKQGAYYGLYQAAFES; this is encoded by the coding sequence ATGCTTAAGAGTTTTGCTCAATACTATAAACCCCATTTAGGTTTATTTTTTTTGGATATGGTTTGTGCATTGTTAATTGCAGTTACTGATTTGATTTTTCCTCAGGGAAGCCGTTACGTAATTGATACAATTATTTCTGACAGAAATATTAATTTATTGATTATATTTGCTGTGATATTTTTAGTGCTTTATGGATTACGTTTTCTCCTTGAGTATATTGTGACTTATTTTGGTCATGTATTAGGTGTTCGCATTGAGTATGATATGCGAAAAAAGTTATTTTCACATATGCAGCGTTTTTCATTTAGATTTTTTGATGAGACTAAAATTGGTCAAATCATGTCTCGAATTGTCAATGACTTAAATGAAATAACGGAATTGGCTCATCATGGACCAGAAGACGTATTTATATCTATAATAACTTTAGTAGGTTCATTTATTCTTTTATTATTTGTAAATGTACCATTAACATTGATTATTTTTGCAATAATTCCTATTATGATTTGGTTTACTATAAAAATTAATACAAAAATAAAAAAGAACTTTAGAAGTATTAGGAAAATCATTGGCAATGTTAATAGTCAGATTGAAGAAAGTTTACTTGGAATCCGAGTAGTTCAATCCTTTACAAATGAAGAATACGAAAAAGAAAAGTTTGATAAAGGCAATCAATTTTTTAGAGATTTAAGAACGGAAGGCTTTAGATTACTAGGTTTGTTATCTGGAAGCATAACATTTTTTGCAGGTATTTTAACATTGACAAGTACAGTTTTAGGCGGTCTTTTTGTTATTAATGGTGCTATTACTATAGGGGATTTAGTTGCTTATATTATGTATATGAGTATTATGATTCAGCCTATTAAAAGAATTACTTTTTTTGCTGAAATCTATCAAAAAGGAATGGCGGGATATCATCGTTATGTTGAAATGATGGAAATTGAACCTGAAATCGAAGATAAACCTGATGCTATTTTATGGGAAAATCCTCAAGGTAAAGTATCCTTTAAATATGTATCATTTAGATATTCTGATGAAGGAGATTATGTTTTAAATCATATTAATCTTGAGGTTAAAGCAGGTGAAACCATTGCCTTAGTGGGGCCTAGTGGCGTTGGTAAAACTACTTTATGTCAGTTAATCCCTCGTTTTTATGAAATTAACGAAGGAGCAATATTAGTAGATGATCTTTCCATTCAAGATATTAAGATGGATTCCTTAAGGCAGCATATTGGCGTAGTTGCTCAAGATGTATTTTTATTTTCTGGTACAATTAAAGAAAATATTAAATATGGGAATCTTGAAGCTGAGGATAGTGCAATTGTAAAAGCTGCTAAGCTTGCATATATCCATGACTTTATTCTTTCTTTAGATGACGGTTATGATACCTATATTGGTGAAAGAGGGATTAAATTATCTGGAGGCCAAAAACAAAGACTCGCTATTGCGAGAATGTTTTTGAAAAATCCAGCAATCCTTATTTTTGATGAGGCTACATCAGCTCTTGATAACAGAAGTGAAAAAGTTGTTCAAGCTTCAATGGAAATACTCAGTAAGGGGCGCACAACTTTTATTATTGCTCATCGATTAAGTACAATTAGAAAAGCCAATAGAATTGTAGTACTGACAGAAAAAGGTATTGAAGAAGTTGGTAATCACAATGAATTAATGAAAAAACAAGGTGCTTATTATGGGCTCTATCAAGCTGCTTTTGAAAGCTAA
- the rimI gene encoding ribosomal protein S18-alanine N-acetyltransferase codes for MDVIIKPLEEEHLNNILVVENNAFSTPWSKEAFRDELANDLAHYLVAEIDSKAVGYFGIWYILNEGHITNVAVHSDYRGQGIGKKLLEYGLRQTTENGIDAVTLEVRTSNEAAIGLYTQFGFKAAGKRKDYYTNPVEDGFVFWLKLREAKERDA; via the coding sequence ATGGATGTAATCATTAAGCCCTTAGAAGAAGAACATTTAAATAATATTCTGGTTGTTGAGAATAATGCTTTTTCAACGCCTTGGTCTAAAGAGGCATTTAGAGATGAATTGGCTAATGATTTAGCTCACTATTTGGTAGCAGAAATAGATTCAAAGGCTGTTGGGTATTTTGGTATCTGGTATATTCTCAATGAGGGACATATTACCAATGTTGCTGTCCACAGTGACTATAGAGGTCAAGGAATAGGCAAAAAACTTTTAGAGTATGGCTTGAGACAAACCACTGAAAATGGTATTGATGCTGTTACATTAGAAGTGAGAACCAGTAATGAAGCGGCCATTGGGCTTTATACACAGTTTGGTTTCAAAGCTGCTGGTAAACGAAAAGATTATTATACAAATCCAGTTGAAGATGGCTTTGTTTTTTGGTTAAAATTAAGGGAGGCAAAGGAAAGGGATGCTTAA
- the tsaB gene encoding tRNA (adenosine(37)-N6)-threonylcarbamoyltransferase complex dimerization subunit type 1 TsaB: MVFLGIESSTDVASVALVNEYGVIGEITYTIKKGHSTQLMPMVIQLLEVSGYSLKTINGIGVSVGPGSFTGMRIGITLANMLAYANNLPIVGISSLKAIAYNGKGLADYVCPLIYSRKEEVYGALFNSKLELLMHEQVISIESFINNLPKEPILLLGDGFTKYASFFQEKKVPLINCNSEIGIPKGSSVAFLALESFENGEADNPFTLKPEYFRPSEAEIQWEQKHGCNH, from the coding sequence ATGGTTTTTCTTGGGATTGAAAGTAGCACAGATGTTGCTAGTGTTGCTTTAGTGAATGAATATGGTGTTATTGGCGAAATAACCTATACTATAAAAAAAGGTCATTCTACACAATTAATGCCTATGGTAATTCAGCTGCTGGAAGTAAGTGGTTATTCGTTAAAAACTATTAATGGTATTGGGGTTTCAGTGGGACCAGGGTCCTTTACTGGTATGAGAATTGGCATAACTTTAGCAAATATGCTTGCATATGCCAATAACTTACCCATAGTTGGGATTTCTTCTTTAAAAGCAATTGCCTACAATGGAAAAGGATTAGCTGATTATGTTTGTCCTTTAATATACAGTAGAAAAGAAGAGGTTTATGGTGCTTTATTCAATAGTAAATTAGAACTGCTAATGCATGAGCAAGTTATTTCTATTGAAAGTTTTATTAATAATTTACCTAAAGAACCTATTTTGCTTTTAGGTGATGGTTTTACAAAGTATGCTTCATTTTTTCAGGAAAAAAAGGTGCCTTTAATTAATTGCAATTCTGAAATTGGAATTCCAAAAGGATCTTCTGTAGCTTTCCTAGCTCTGGAATCCTTTGAAAATGGTGAAGCGGATAATCCTTTTACTTTAAAACCCGAGTACTTTAGGCCCTCAGAAGCTGAGATTCAATGGGAGCAAAAACATGGATGTAATCATTAA
- the tsaE gene encoding tRNA (adenosine(37)-N6)-threonylcarbamoyltransferase complex ATPase subunit type 1 TsaE: MDRKLLLSHSSEETILLGEQIGRQLKKGTVLELIGDLGAGKTNLSKGLALGLGSKDMVTSPTFSLMQIYSGDSMPIYHIDGYRLENEEAAYMSGLEDAFMGDGIAIVEWGDVVRTLYDGNIIEVEIKKLNETEREIEIRGDIDGFSWD; the protein is encoded by the coding sequence GTGGACAGAAAACTACTATTAAGCCATTCTTCTGAGGAAACTATTTTATTAGGAGAACAAATAGGTAGACAATTAAAAAAAGGTACTGTTCTTGAATTAATAGGAGATTTAGGAGCTGGTAAAACCAATTTATCAAAAGGACTGGCTCTTGGCTTAGGTTCCAAGGATATGGTAACAAGTCCAACTTTTTCTCTGATGCAAATATATAGTGGTGATTCAATGCCAATTTATCATATTGATGGTTATCGTTTAGAAAATGAGGAAGCAGCCTATATGAGTGGTTTAGAAGATGCTTTTATGGGAGACGGCATTGCTATAGTGGAATGGGGCGATGTTGTACGTACACTATATGATGGTAATATTATTGAAGTTGAGATTAAAAAACTTAATGAAACAGAAAGAGAAATAGAAATAAGAGGGGATATTGATGGTTTTTCTTGGGATTGA